GGAAGTTCCCTGATTGGAGCGCACAACCGGACACACCAGGGATGGCTGATTGCAAGCCTTCATCCGCCGATTGAGCGTTACCTTGTTTTTTCCAAAATAAATGAGGTGCTAACACGTGGCGATGAAACCTTTGATCTGACAACAGCGCAGCACAAACCGTTTGTTTATCAGGAAGGCCAGACTTATTTGAAACATGTTTCCTACGATGGCACCATCAGTTACTTTTACCAGATGGATCATCTTTCTTTTACACGTCATATCAGTTTAAAACGTGGAAAGAATCTTTGTGCTGTCGCTTATGAGATTGACAACGACGGCGCACCTGTCACCTTGTCTCTCACCCCACTGTTTAACTTCAGAGAACACAGCGAGAGCAGCAAACCGGAAGATTTTGATTTTGAGATTTCTTTGGATGGAAAGAATCTGACTCTGATTCCGAAAAAGATGCCAGATGTTGCCATTCTTTTTAAGACCAGCGAGGGAACCTTTCTCCCACGCAAAGACCTCTACGACTGCGACATGCAGCTTCAGACTGAGGTCGACCTTGAGACAGACGGACTTGACTCTCACTTTACCCCTTATAACATCTCAATCCAGATTCCGGCAGAGGTCTGTAAAAAAGTCAGCGTCACCTGCGAGGTTGTCCCAATTGCCAAATTAGAGAAAAAGAAGGCAGCTTCTATCTCTTCAACCTGCGCATTTACGATTTTGGAGGAAAACAAAAGCTACTACGAGACACTCCAGAAAAATGCAGGCTATCAGAATGAATTTGCCAACCAGCTTGTACTTGCCTCAGACGCTTTCCTTTGCTACCGGGAATCCACCGGATTAAAGACTGTACTTGCCGGACTTCCTTGGTTTACCGACTGGGGACGTGACACTATGATTGCTTTTACCGGACTGACCCTTTGCTGTGGGCGTTATCAGGACGCAAAGGACATTCTGGTTACTTTTTCCAGATATATTCATCATGGAATTGTGCCAAACATGTTCCCGGACACAAACGCAGAGCCACTTTATAACACTGTGGATGCCTCCCTTTGGTATTTTTACGCAGTTGACCAGTTCCTGCGCTATCAGAACACCAAGGCCGACTATGCTTTTGTAGAAAGAGAACTTTATCCGCATTTGAAAGAGATTCAGACCGCTTATGAAAACGGTACCGACTTTAGTATCTACATGGATAAGGACGGGCTTATTCATGCCGGAAGCGGCGTGGATCAGATTACCTGGATGGACGTGCGTGTCGGCGACTGGGTTCCGACTCCTCGTCATGGAAAACCGGTTGAAATCAATGCGTTATGGTACAATGCCTTAAAAGTAATGGAAGATCTTGCGACACGTTTTGGAGATGACCCAACGCATTACCGCGAATTATCAGAACAGGTGAAAGAATCCTTCCTCTCCAAGTTCTGGTACAAGGAGGCCGGCTGCCTTTATGATGTTGTGGACGGTGATGAAATCGATGACCACATCCGTCCAAACCAGATTTACGCCGTATCCTTACCATACAGCATGGTTCCAGATGATATGGCAGAAAAAATCGTATCGGTTGTAAAAGAAAAACTTTACGTTGGATGCGGACTCCGCTCCCTTTCCCGCGACCACAGGGAATACCACGGTATCTATTGCGGTGCGCTGGAAAAACGAGACGCCGCTTACCACCAGGGAACTGCCTGGGGCTTCTTGCTGGGCGGTTTCTTAAGTGCTTACTTAAAGGTAAACCATCACTCCAAAGAGAGTGTCAAAGAGGCTCTTAAGATGTTAGAACCTGTCACTGCACATTTATCTGACAACGGTTGTATTGGTTCCATCTCCGAAATCTTTGACGGTGATGCTCCTCACAATCCACGTGGCTGCTATGCACAGGCCTGGAGTGTCGGAGAAGTCTTACGTGCCTACACCCAGGATATTCTGCCTTATTTGTAAGATTTTGGTTTTATTAAGATTCGGGTGTTAAAAGGTCGCTTACAGTTTTCTTGCTGGAAAATTGCACAATGCCAAGTCTATTTTGTATTTTACAGCCCTCTGTTTTTGGTTAACAGGGGGCTGTTTTTTCTTTTCTTATTATTACTTATTACATTCATGGGATACTTTTCTTTTTGAAGGTTTTATGTTGGAATTTTTCATAACTTAGTGGAGGACAAATTGCACCATGACAGCTCTGCTTTGTGACTATGGAAGAACATTAGAAAATCTTAGTATGTCTGTCTTGGTACAGTGATGTTCTGCCAAGGATGGCAGAACAAGGCTTCACGGGCCACGGACGGCACGTTGAAGCCGGTCACGTCAAAACAAAGCCACTTTTTCAGACATACTTAGATTTTCTTATGTTCGCACATCGGAACAAAGCAGAGACGTCATGATACAATTTGTCCTTTACGAAACTATGCGCAATTTTTTCAAAAAAACTTTCAAAAAGTTACGCTTTTTTTCTTGACACAGGCTTTATCTTCATGTAAAATTGATTTTGTTGTGATGCAAAACGCCCAGTTAGCTCAGTTGGTAGAGCAGAGGACTGAAAATCCTCGTGTCTCTGGTTCGATTCCGGAACTGGGCATCACCTGCGGGTGTAGTTCAATGGTAGAACACCAGCCTTCCAAGCTGGATACGTGGGTTCGATTCCCATCACCCGCTTTAAGAACAGATTCAATCGAATCTGTTCTTTTTTGTTTCCGAAACTTTTCACAAAAGAAGCATTTTCATACCAATTTGCAGCTGTAAAGATAAGATATCGCATCCTCTTTACAGAACCGAAAGAAATGAGGGATATTTTGGAGAAGAAAACAGATTTTAAGGCACTGTCCGGGAAAGCAAAGGCACAATATATTTTTGATTATTATAAGTGGCCCATTCTGATTGGAATTGTTGTTTTGATTATTCTGATTAAAGTAATCATTCATTTTGTAACTTATAAAGAGCCTGTTTTGAATGTAACTATGGTGAACTGCTATCAAACAGCCGAGAACACTGATACAAGCAGTTTCGATGACTTTTTTGAAAAAGAAGGATTTGATGCCGCCAAAGAATGTATCGGTTTTACAAACTCTTTGACCTGGAATCCAAAATCGAACGACTCCATGAGCGTCTCATCCTATGAGAGCATCGCCTTACACATAACGGCTGGTGATGAGGATGTATTTTTCGCTCCACCGGATGTTTTCGAGGCATTGGCTCCTGACGGCTGTATGCTGGATTTAAGAACACTTTTCTCCGATGAGGAATTAGACTCCTACTCCGATTTTCTGGTCTATACGACCGATTCAGAGACGCAGGAGACCTATCCATGTGGATTTGCTTTGAAAAACAATCCTTGGATTACAGAGCATGAATATTATGATGACACCTGCTACCTTGGTATACTGTATACAAGCAAGCATAAGGACACTGCTCTTGATTTTGTAGATTATATTATAAATCCATAGATTTCCCTTTCTGATATGCCATAAATGGAGGAAATTCCTTTTTGCAATCAATGCTGACTAAAAAGAAGGAGCTGGACACTAAAAACTCAGTGTTCAGCTCCTTTTTTATCAATAAAGCAAAGCATTCGCCTGCATCTGCTTCTATGCGACAATTACATCAAATCAATCCATGAATTATTTCAACACAACAACCGAATATGCTGGCATTGTCAGTGTTGTTCCTTCATAAGCAACCGGTTCTGTTCCGGTAAGCAGGCTTCCTCCAATGGAAAGGTCTTTGGTTTCTTCCCCGTTTACAGAAAGTCCGGCAAGATCTACCGTCTGTGTTTCGCCGGAAATATTGTAGACAAGTACCACCTGTTTGTCATCATAAGTTTTTGTAATAGTACAAATATTTTCATCGGAATAATCGCTTTCAAATGTTACATTACCATGCACAATTTCTGGATAGGCGTTCCGAATCTTAATGACTTGTTTCACATAATTGTAGATGGAATTCTCGTCGTCTTTTTGTTCTTCTAAACTGTCATATTTCATTTTGACGGTATCCATATCTTTTGGTCCATCACACATGCCCTTTGCGTTATCGTCTTTCGACCAGTACATCGGCGCTCTCTTATTCTCATCTTTTCCTGAACCTTTCATGCCGAGTTCCTCTCCATAATAAAGGAAGGCGCTTCCGCTCATCAGAAGGTTCATCGCCTGTGCAATCTTTGTCTGGCTCTCGGAATCATCCCCGGAATAATAACCAGCACCTCTTGCCATATCATGGTTGGTATAAAACGGTGCATCAATATAGTTTTCGTTATACTGGGAAATGGTATCCTGCAATGTCTCTAGCTCTTTTCCGTAGCTGCTTGCATTCTTGCCGGAGGAACGTTTGATGGTGTTTGCAATTAAACCGGTGCTGTCTGCAAAATCAAAATCAAAACAGCTGTCCATTCCGCTTGCATAATATTTGGCATAAGTCGGCAAATCCAGCCATGCCTCACCTACGATGTAGGCGTCTTCTTTTTTCTCTTTTACCATCTGGTTAAACCAGCTTAAAACCTCTACGTTCTTATCCACGCTGCCGGAATAATACTCTTTCACTGCATCCAGTCGGAAGCCGTCTACATCATGCGCAAGCCAGAAATCCACAATCTTGTCAAACTCTGCACGAACTGCATCGGAACCGAGATTTAAGTCTGGCATCTCGCTCCAGAACTGTGCCTCATAGTACCAGTCGGTTCCTGGAACTTCATAATAGTTCGCCTGTTTTTCTTTTGAAAAATTATAATAATCTACATATGGACAATCCGCTGCGTTTGGCTCCTCGCCATCCGAAAGGCTCTGCAAATAGGAAACTGCCTGTGTGAACCATGGATGCTTGGAGGATGTATGGTTCATAACAAAATCGATGATAACGTTGATTCCGCGCTCATGAGCTGCCGAAACAAAAGCGTCAAAATCATCCATCGTTCCATACTCCGGATCAATGTCACAGTAATCGGTCACATCATATTTGTGATAGGTTGTTGACGGCATAATCGGCATGAGCCAGATTCCGTTGACACCTAAATCCGTATCGGTAGAAGGATCTCCGTCATTTAAATAGTCAAGCTGTGAAGTAAGACCATTCAAATCTCCGATTCCATCCCCATCGCTGTCATAAAAACTATAAACAAACGCCTCATAAAAGGTACGGTAATTGTCATCCACCACATTTTCCTGGAGCTGGTTGGTCTCGTTCATCAAGGAGAGAGCACCCTCTTCTCCCGTCGCATTTACATTTATAGTTGTCTCTGTGTTTTCCTGCTCTGACGTTACAGCCTCTTTTGTTTCCTTTGCGCCTTGTTTTGTGGTTCCACATCCACCTGCAACACTTCCTAACAGCATCGCTCCCACCAACAGCGCTGCAATACATCTTTTTTTCATTTTCTTCTCCTACTTTTTTAAGAAAAGGCCGTCGAGAACGCTCCATACGTTCTGTGACAGCCCTTTCGTCTATTTTTTTACATTTTCATCTAAAACCCCGCGGAATGTTCCGCAAGTATTTCTTAACCCTATCACTTTAGCCCTTAACAGCTCCGCTCATTCCATCTACATAGAATTTCTGTGTGAAGATGAAGAGGATTGCAATTGGAACAGATACTACAACTGCACCAGCTGCGAAACAGGTATACCAGGAGTTGATATACTCTTTCTCTAACATTTTCCACAAACCGATGGAAACGGTAAAGTACTGTGCGTTTGCACGACAGATAACCTTTGCAAAGATGAAGTCTAACCATGGTGCCATGAAGGAAGTCAGGATTGTGTATACAATGATTGGCTTACTTAATGGAATGGTAATCTTTGTAAATGTCTGCCATCTTGTTGCACCGTCAATCAGTGCTGCTTCGTCTAATGCCTTTGGAATTGTATCAAAGAATCCCTTCGCTACATAGAATCCCAGACCGGTACCTGCGGAGTACACGATAATCAGGGACAGACGAATCATAGAACCATCTGTTAAACCGAATACCTTTAAAATGTAGTAAACAGCAACCATGGACATGAATCCTGGGAAAAGGCCAAGAATCATGGCAATGTTCATGAATGGTTTTCTCATTTTAAAACGCATTCTTGACATACAGTAAGAAACAGAAAGTACAAAAATGGTTGAAATGATACAAGTACAAATCGCAATAATAAATGTATTTAAGAACATCTGTGGGAAGTTCAAAATACTTGTATCTGTAAATAATTTCTTATAGTTATCTAATGTATATCCTTTTGGGAAAAATGATGTTACGTAAGAACCTGGTTCTTTACGGAAGCTTGTTAAAATAACCCAAAAGATTGGAAGCAACCAGATAAATGCTAAGATTGCTAAAATAACATGAACAAAAAAGTTTCCAATTTTTTTTCTGATTTTTGCGCCTGACATAGGAGCACTCGTTGTTTTACTCATTACATGAATCCCTCCTCGTCTTTGTAAGATGCAGTATTACGATAGGTTACCAATGCAACGATTGCTAATACGATAAAGGTCATAATACCGATAACAGCACCTAAGTTGTAGTAGTTCTTATCGATGGTCAACTTGTACAACCAGGTAACAAGTAAGTCTGTCTTACCAGCGGTCGCCTCCACAGGAGTAGGGTTACCACCAGACAACAGGAAGATAACGTTAAAGTTGTTTACGTTTCCGGTAAACTGTGTAATCAGGTATGGTGTCATAACGAATAACATGTATGGCAATGTAATCTTAAAGAATGTCTGAACCTGATTTGCACCGTCAATTTTTGCTGCTTCGTATAACTCAGCAGGAATGTTCTGTAAAATACCGGTAACCTGAAGCATGGTATATGGAATACCAACCCAGATATTGATAATGATAACGGTTACACGAGCCCATGTTGCATTTGTAAAGAATGGCAACGCAGTGTCGATAAGACCATATTTAATTAACAATGTGTTTACGATACCGGTTGGCTGTAACATTGTTCTCATAATCAAAAGGGATACGAACTGAGGTACTGCGATGGATAATACAAAGCAGAATCTCCAGAATCCTTTTGCCTTTGTCTCCTTACGGTTGATTACAATCGCAAGAATCATACCAAGAATGTAGTTTGTTACAGTTGCAAGAACAGCCCAGCAAAGGGTCCATCCTAATACTGAATAGAATAACTTACCAATACTATCGCCAAAATTTAAGATTTTTGCAAAGTTTGCAAGTCCTACCCAATCAAATAAAACAAGATGATCACCTACTTTACTGTAGTTGGTAAACGCCATGGTAATCATGAAAATAAGTGGTAAAATAGTGAAAACAAGTACACCTGTTAATGGTGCTGCAAGTAATAATTTATGTAAATTTTGATCAAACAAACTCTTGAAGTCTTCTTTAAATGTATTTAAGTGCTTGCCTTCTTTTGCAAGAACTTCGGATTTATAAGAGCTCTTTACTGACTCTCTCCATACAATAATGAATCCTAATGTGATGAATATTGTTCCAATTCCGTATAATAACAAGAGTAAGGACTGGTCTCCAGCCGTATATTCATAAATACTCTTTTTCTCGTTCCAAACTTTTTCCTGTTCTCTCCATCCAAGTGATGGGAGCATTGATAAATTATAAATACCTGATTGAATCATGAACCAGATATAACCTACTTCGATTGCAAGAAACATAAGTCCTTTAAAGACCTGTTTATGCGCAATATTTCCTAAACCTAAAATAAGCATGGAAAGCTTTGTAATCGCATTTCCTTTTGTTAATGCATTTGTCACCGTATACGGCGTAGAAAATTCATTTTTCTTTTTCACAGCCTTCTTCACGTCGTTGGCCTCCTCATTTCTCTTTGCCAGCAGAAACGTCTACTGAATTTGCGGATAATTCCTAATTTTCGTAATTTTTCGTAATCTATGATAGCAAGACTTCCAGGGTACCCCCTGGTACCCTGGAAACCCCCACCATCTTTCTTTTTATTTTGAAAAGATATCTTATTCTGCTGCAGCGTCTGTGTTCATTGCTGTGTTCATGTCTTCTGTCTTCTCAGCTGCGTTGTCATGTGTAACATCTCCAGACTGGATAGCTTTACCCATGTTCTCTGCTGGTGACCAGTAGTTACCCATTGCAGAAACGAATGGCTGTGTGATAGATGTTCTATCATAAGTATCGTTCTGAGCTTCTACTACAGGATCATCTGTGATTGTAGCAAGTAAGTCTGTGTTACAAGGAACTACGTTTCTCATCTCGTAATGAGCTTTCTGAGCATCAGAGCTTGTTAAGAACTGTGCTAAAGACATAGCTACCTGTGGGTTTTCTGTGTTAGGGTTAACACCGATTGCTTTAGAACCAGCGAATGCCATCATCTGTCCTTCATTTCCGTCGATTGTTACAGTAGGAAGAGCTGCTGCTGCGAAATTATCGCCAAGAGCTTCTTTTACGTTCTCAGCATCCCAAGAACCAGAGAATACAGCGTTAACGCTTCCGTTTGCTAATCCAGAGATACCAGATCCATCAGCATCTACTACAAAGTTAGGATTTTTAACTAAGTCTACTAAGTAATCTGTAACAGCTGTTGCTTTGTCTCCACCGAAGTCGATTCCAGCAGATTCATCCATCTGGTCATCACCAAATAATGTACAACCGTTAGCTACATAGAATGCCTGGATATACCATGAGTTTGTAAGAGGGAAAGAAACTTTTCCTTTTTCAAGCATGGTATCAAAGCTCTTGATATCGTCTTCTGAGAACACGCTCTTATCATAGTACATAAACCATGTATTTGTTGTGAATGGGAAACCATATACGCTTCCATCAATTGTTACAGAGTTTACGATTGAATCAGAGTTTGTAGATTTAACAGAATCTAAGTAGCTTCCACCTAATTCAGAAAGTGCATTAGCTGCTACTAAGTCTGTAATGTTATCGTTTGCGAACATGTAAACATCAGCAGCGCCTTCAACGTCCTGAGTTACGTTTGCTTTTGCATCACCTTCTGGGCAAACACCATATTCAAATGTGATATCCCAGTTTGGATGAGCTTCGTTGAATGCCTGGCATTCCTGATCTAACCAGCCAGTATCCTGATCTTCCTGTGGGCTCCATACTGTGATGGTACCAGACCAAGCTTCTTCTTCTGCTGCGTCATCTGAGCTGCTAGCTGCTTCTGTGCTTGCTGCGCTGTTGTTGTCAGATGTTGTTGTGTTGTCTGCTGCGTCTTTGCTACCGCAACCAGCTACCATAGTTGCTGTCATTGCTGCAATAAGCAATGCTGAAATTACTTTCTTTTTCATTTCGTTCCTCTCCTTTTCATAATAAAAAGTATTTATATAAAATGCCCCACGCATTTCATATCAGCATTAAAATGTTTTGTACTAGCGCCGATATACGGAAGCTAGCGTTCGAATCCATGCTTTCCGCTCTTCGCTGATTGTGTCTGTACCAATTCTCCAACGCCAGTTTTTTCCGACTGTGGATGGTGCATTCATTCGGGCTTCATTTCCAAGTTTTAACAAGTCCTGCATCTGGATAATCACAACATCCGCGATACTTCCATACGCCGCCCGGATTAAGGCATCCGGTATATCCTCTTTACATCGGATATTTAAGTACTCATACAGATAAGCCAGTTCGTAATCCGTCTTATCGTGGAAATAACCCACAATGGTTTCGTTATCATGCGTTCCCGCATAGACAACCAGGTTGTTGTCAACGTAATTATGAGGTAAATGTTCATTTGCCGTATCATCGTCAAATGCAAACATTAAAATCTTAATTCCCGGCCAGCCCATCCGGTTCATCAGCTTTTTCACTCCCGGAATCGGTGTCCTGAGTCCCACATCTTCTACAATAACATGTGTATCTCCTAATACTTCTTCCATCGCGTCTGTCAGCTTTTTCCCTGGTCCCTTGGACCATTTACCGTTTTTGGCTGTCGGTGCGTCATTCGGAATCGTATAATATCTTACAATTCCTACAAAGTGGTCCAAACGAATGATGTTAAACAACTGTGCATTTTCTTTCATCCGCTTTTTCCACCAGTCGAAGCCATCTGCCTCCATTCGGTTCCAGTCGTAAATCGGGCTGCCCCATTTCTGACCTTCCTCTGTAAAAGAATCTGGTGGAACACCTGCAACACCATTTGGTGTGCCGTCCTCATTCAACAGGAATAAATCTCTGTGTGCCCAGACATCCATGCTGTCAAGCGCCACATAAAACGGAAGATCTCCGATAATGGAGACTCCTCTGTTATTTGCATATTGCTTTAAGTCTCCCCATTGTTTGAAGAACTCATACTGTAAAAATTTCCAAAACAAAATCTCATTATGTAGGATTTTTGAATATTCCTTTAATGCTTCCGGATTCCGGTCTCTTAACGAGGCGTCCCAGCTTAGCCATTCATGTCCGTCAAAATGATACTTGAGTGCCATGAACAATGCATAATCTTCTAACCAGTATTTTGTCTCTTCCTGGAACAGAACAAACGCCGGATTGTTTCCATCGAAACGTTCATATGCAATCTGTAAAACCTTAAATCGGTTCTCATAAATGGTTGCATAATCAATGTCTGCCTCATCGGTTCCCCAATTGTAACTTCGAATCTCTGTCTTCGTCAGTAATCCTTCTGTTGCCAGATCATCTAAATCAATCAGGTACGGATTCCCCGCAAATGCGGAAAGTGATTGATACGGGCTATCGCCAAAACTGGTTGGTCCAATCGGAAGAACCTGCCAATAGCTCTGTTTCAAATCAACCAAAAGATCTACAAACCGATATGCAGCATCTCCAAGAGTACCTATACCGTAGGAAGATGGAAGACTTGTAATCGCCAGCAGTATACCTGCTCCTCTGGTTAATTCTTTCGCCTTCAAGATGATTTCCCCCAGTTTTTAAAAGTATCGTTTGGTTTTGCTACGAAACTTTCGGAAATTCTTTTGAGTTTGTTTCGTAAATTTTCGTATCTGAGTTAATTTTATAATTATTAACGCTTTTTGTCAACGAATTTGCGATGTTTGACAACGATTTTGCCATTTTTACTGTTTTTTAGGTGCGATTTTTGTACAAAATAACAATTGAATCTTCCTTTTTTTTCGAAAATCCGCTTTTTCTTTATTCAATTACGCTTGTAAATCCGTTTTTTCTTCTATATAATGGAAGTATCACAATCATTTTTTTATTATATTTGCATATCACGGTAGTATTACCAATCGATAAATTTTTGCAAACAGAGGAAAATTATGGCTACAATAAAAGATATTGCCAATCGGCTTGGAGTATCCGTCAGTACTGTTTCAAAAGGATTAAACGGAGCAAGCGACATCAGCGACGAACTTCGCCAGATGGTTCTTGACACGGCAGTCGAAATGGGGTACGCAACAAAGAAATCAAAAAAAGAAGAAAACCGCAAACTTTGCATCTTCATCGAAAATATGGATTACGAAACCAACAATCAGTTTGGTTATGAAATTGTACTCGGTTTTAAGCAGAATGCATTCCGGCATAAATGGGACGTTACGGTCGTACCGGTAACACCATCTTTCCAGCTTGCCGAAAAATATGATACTTATATGTTAAAAAATGGCTACTGTGGCGCATTCCTTCTGGGATTTGCACTCCATGATGAATGGATGAAACAGTTAGAGACCACAACCATGCCAACGGTTCTTTTTGATAACCACATCAAGAAGAATCCGAATGTGTGTTACATTGGAACCGACAACTATGAAGGTATTGACATCGCCATAGACCATCTTTACACGCTTGGTCATAAAAAGATTGCCTTCTTAAACGGTTCGCTTCATTCAATGGTTTCCGAGCAGCGCCAGGAAGCATATTATCAGAGCATGAAGGCTCATGGTCTTGAAATCAAGGAATCTTTAACTGCATACGGTTATTACGTTGCGGACAGTGCCAAATATCATGTACCAACCTTTTTAGGCGAGGGCGCAACTGCGATTCTTTGTGGTAACGATTTGATTGCATCCGGTGTCATTACCGAATGTCAGCTTCGCGGTTTCCGTGTTCCAGAGGACATCAGTGTCATTGGATTCGATGATATCCCGATTTCTTCCATGTTGGAGCCACCGCTGACAACCGTCCACCAGGAACGTGGTGAACTCGGCAAATGTGCTTATGTCATTTTGAATTCACTGATTCACCATATCTCAATCAGCAAAACATTGATTCGTCCCCAGTTAATTGAACGTGAATCAACTGCCCGCTGTCAGGCTCCTATCGTAACAAAGGGATTGCTTTCCAAGCAGGAATAAATGATTTTATTCAGACTGTAATAGAAAAAAGAACCGGCATAAAAGTCAATTTTGAAATTACTTTTATGCCGGTTCTTTTTTCTTTTGTCCAGGCAATTTATCGCTGCCTATTCCTTCTTCTTGTCTCTTTTCAGGCAGCTTATCACTGCCGGTTCTTATTTTCTTATTTTAACAGCTTATCACTGCTGGTCCCTTTTTCTTATTTTAACAGCTTATCACTGCTGGTCTCTTTTTCTTATTTATTTGGGGTATCATCATTTATCACTGCTATTTTTTATTATCGTGCCAGGCTTTCGCTCTTAAATCACAAATTTCTGTAACATCGTTGCAAGCTCCTCTGCCTGTGCTGCCAGTTTATTGGACGCACTCTCGAGCTCTGTGACCGCATCACTTTGTGTCTGGGCTGCTGTGTACACAGTCTTCGAACCGGATGCCGTCTGTGCAGAAATTGAAGAAATACTTTCAATTGCAGATAATGTAGTGGCACGCGCACGATCCATATTCTCTACATTAGAGTTAATCATGTTAAGCGAATCCATAAGAGAATCCACCTTCTTGTCAATTTTTTCAAAAGAACCTGTGGTATAATTTACTGCCTCTTCCTGGCTCTTTACAATCTCTTCTGCCTTCTTTGCAACCGTAACAACATCACCGGTACCGGCAATAATCTCTTCTACAATATGTTCTATCTCAGAAGCAGAATTCATAGACTGGTCTGCAAGCTTCTTAATCTCTTCCGCAACTACCGCAAACCCTCTTCCGGCCTCACCGGCACGTGCCGCCTCAATGGAAGCATTCAGCGACAAAAGGTTCGTTTCTTCTGCAATTTCATTGATTGTATTGATAATTTTGCCGATGGAACGTGATTTTTCCTCTAATTCCTGAATTGCAATAATTACATGTGAGGTTACCTCTGTCGTAGAAGCTGCACTGCGATTTAATTCTTCCATCGAATTGATTCCGGAAGCAATTGCCTCGCCTGTGGCATCAGTCAATTCACTAATCTGCGCAGCACTCTCAGACATGAATCCAATTTTCTGGGAAAGAGAATCCATCTGCTCTAAACAGTCTGCGGAATCCGTGTCAAGTTTTGATGTTCCGGTCTCAATTTCCGAGATTGCATCCTTGATTCCATCTGAAGTCTGAATAAATGTTCCGGTAGATTCTGCGACCTGTCCCGCTGCCTCCGCAAGCTCCGCACTTGCCTCGGTCACATTTGTAATCAGCTCCTTCATGCTTGTCACCATGTCGGTAATTCCCTCTGCAAGCAGTTTAAATTCATCTTTTCTTTTCGTTGTAACCGAAACAGTAAGATTTCCTTTTCCAATTTTCTTAAGATTATGCACCATCTTATTGATTGCACGTCCATAGGAGCTTGCAATCAGGTTTCCTAAAACAATTGCAACCAGGCATGCCACAACTACAAATGCAATTGTAATCTTTTTGATATTAGCGACCTTTGCAATTACATTTGCCTCTGGAATCAGTGTACAAATCATTGCACTTCTTCCCTCAATTCTTGCATACAGGAACAAATACTTTTCACCGTCATACTGCACATATTCAGCACCTTTTCCATCTTCTGCCTCACATGCTTTCTGGTAAAAGTCTGTGCCATAAAAAACAGTCTCTGAGGATGTTTCCCCATCTTTTTTGACATACTCTGTTCCATCCTGTGTCACAAGGCTTACCATGCTGCCTGCTCCACCATCCAGTGAGGATAACGTGTCTTCGATACAGGCTTTATCTATATCCACAACCATAAGTGCCTTTGCACCATTTAGATAGCGAACCAGTCTTGCGCCATAT
This genomic window from Roseburia sp. 831b contains:
- a CDS encoding carbohydrate ABC transporter permease, with product MKKAVKKKNEFSTPYTVTNALTKGNAITKLSMLILGLGNIAHKQVFKGLMFLAIEVGYIWFMIQSGIYNLSMLPSLGWREQEKVWNEKKSIYEYTAGDQSLLLLLYGIGTIFITLGFIIVWRESVKSSYKSEVLAKEGKHLNTFKEDFKSLFDQNLHKLLLAAPLTGVLVFTILPLIFMITMAFTNYSKVGDHLVLFDWVGLANFAKILNFGDSIGKLFYSVLGWTLCWAVLATVTNYILGMILAIVINRKETKAKGFWRFCFVLSIAVPQFVSLLIMRTMLQPTGIVNTLLIKYGLIDTALPFFTNATWARVTVIIINIWVGIPYTMLQVTGILQNIPAELYEAAKIDGANQVQTFFKITLPYMLFVMTPYLITQFTGNVNNFNVIFLLSGGNPTPVEATAGKTDLLVTWLYKLTIDKNYYNLGAVIGIMTFIVLAIVALVTYRNTASYKDEEGFM
- a CDS encoding amylo-alpha-1,6-glucosidase, with the translated sequence MISYEYTSKDWTTFQEGIKREWAMTNGIGGYAGSSLIGAHNRTHQGWLIASLHPPIERYLVFSKINEVLTRGDETFDLTTAQHKPFVYQEGQTYLKHVSYDGTISYFYQMDHLSFTRHISLKRGKNLCAVAYEIDNDGAPVTLSLTPLFNFREHSESSKPEDFDFEISLDGKNLTLIPKKMPDVAILFKTSEGTFLPRKDLYDCDMQLQTEVDLETDGLDSHFTPYNISIQIPAEVCKKVSVTCEVVPIAKLEKKKAASISSTCAFTILEENKSYYETLQKNAGYQNEFANQLVLASDAFLCYRESTGLKTVLAGLPWFTDWGRDTMIAFTGLTLCCGRYQDAKDILVTFSRYIHHGIVPNMFPDTNAEPLYNTVDASLWYFYAVDQFLRYQNTKADYAFVERELYPHLKEIQTAYENGTDFSIYMDKDGLIHAGSGVDQITWMDVRVGDWVPTPRHGKPVEINALWYNALKVMEDLATRFGDDPTHYRELSEQVKESFLSKFWYKEAGCLYDVVDGDEIDDHIRPNQIYAVSLPYSMVPDDMAEKIVSVVKEKLYVGCGLRSLSRDHREYHGIYCGALEKRDAAYHQGTAWGFLLGGFLSAYLKVNHHSKESVKEALKMLEPVTAHLSDNGCIGSISEIFDGDAPHNPRGCYAQAWSVGEVLRAYTQDILPYL
- a CDS encoding sugar ABC transporter permease gives rise to the protein MSKTTSAPMSGAKIRKKIGNFFVHVILAILAFIWLLPIFWVILTSFRKEPGSYVTSFFPKGYTLDNYKKLFTDTSILNFPQMFLNTFIIAICTCIISTIFVLSVSYCMSRMRFKMRKPFMNIAMILGLFPGFMSMVAVYYILKVFGLTDGSMIRLSLIIVYSAGTGLGFYVAKGFFDTIPKALDEAALIDGATRWQTFTKITIPLSKPIIVYTILTSFMAPWLDFIFAKVICRANAQYFTVSIGLWKMLEKEYINSWYTCFAAGAVVVSVPIAILFIFTQKFYVDGMSGAVKG
- a CDS encoding alpha-amylase family glycosyl hydrolase — protein: MKKRCIAALLVGAMLLGSVAGGCGTTKQGAKETKEAVTSEQENTETTINVNATGEEGALSLMNETNQLQENVVDDNYRTFYEAFVYSFYDSDGDGIGDLNGLTSQLDYLNDGDPSTDTDLGVNGIWLMPIMPSTTYHKYDVTDYCDIDPEYGTMDDFDAFVSAAHERGINVIIDFVMNHTSSKHPWFTQAVSYLQSLSDGEEPNAADCPYVDYYNFSKEKQANYYEVPGTDWYYEAQFWSEMPDLNLGSDAVRAEFDKIVDFWLAHDVDGFRLDAVKEYYSGSVDKNVEVLSWFNQMVKEKKEDAYIVGEAWLDLPTYAKYYASGMDSCFDFDFADSTGLIANTIKRSSGKNASSYGKELETLQDTISQYNENYIDAPFYTNHDMARGAGYYSGDDSESQTKIAQAMNLLMSGSAFLYYGEELGMKGSGKDENKRAPMYWSKDDNAKGMCDGPKDMDTVKMKYDSLEEQKDDENSIYNYVKQVIKIRNAYPEIVHGNVTFESDYSDENICTITKTYDDKQVVLVYNISGETQTVDLAGLSVNGEETKDLSIGGSLLTGTEPVAYEGTTLTMPAYSVVVLK